The Streptomyces sp. NBC_01255 genome window below encodes:
- the recQ gene encoding DNA helicase RecQ: MVLSDESAQLSDASEVLHRVFGYSSFRGVQQEIIEQVVGGGDALVLMPTGGGKSLCYQIPALVRDGTGVVISPLIALMQDQVDALRALGVRAGFLNSTQDTYERQAVEQAFLADELDLLYLAPERLRTEGTQRLLDRGTVSLFAIDEAHCVAQWGHDFRPDYLALSMLHERWPKVPRIALTATATEATHAEIAARLGLEDARHFVAGFDRPNIQYRIVPKNNPVKQLLELIRTEHDGDAGVVYCLSRASVEKTAAALVEQGIDAVPYHAGMDARARAANQSRFLREDGVVVVATIAFGMGIDKPDVRFVAHLDLPKSVEGYYQETGRAGRDGEPATAWLAYGLQDVVQQRKLIDGSEGDEAHRRSLGMHLDAMLALCETVDCRRVRLLAYFGQKGEPCGNCDTCLTPAESWDGTVAAQKLLSTVWRLAKERRQKFGAGQIIDILQGKKTAKVIQFDHDGLSVFGVGSELGTAEWRGVVRQLLAQGLLTVEGDYGTLVLTENSGEVLGGRRTVPMRKEKAPAGPARKESGARSGKGARVPVDLPAAAVPVFEALRAWRAATAREQGVPAYVVFHDATLREIATLFPTTVAELGTVGGVGEAKLTKYAEGVLATLAECGAPAPAAATAPASSAVTAAAPAPAPRAAAARQTPYDDGPPFDLDEPPADMDDFEPPWDE, translated from the coding sequence ATGGTCCTTTCCGACGAATCCGCCCAGCTCTCCGACGCCTCAGAGGTGCTCCACCGCGTCTTCGGCTACAGCTCCTTCCGCGGGGTGCAGCAGGAGATCATCGAGCAGGTCGTCGGCGGCGGCGACGCGCTCGTCCTGATGCCGACCGGCGGCGGAAAGTCGCTCTGCTACCAGATCCCGGCGCTGGTCAGAGACGGCACGGGCGTCGTGATCTCGCCGCTCATCGCGCTGATGCAGGACCAGGTGGACGCGCTCAGGGCCCTCGGTGTGCGGGCCGGATTCCTGAACTCGACGCAGGACACGTACGAGCGGCAGGCCGTCGAGCAGGCGTTCCTCGCGGACGAGCTGGACCTGCTCTACCTGGCCCCCGAGCGGCTGCGGACCGAGGGCACGCAGCGGCTGCTCGACCGGGGCACGGTGTCGCTCTTCGCGATCGACGAGGCACACTGCGTCGCCCAGTGGGGTCACGACTTCCGGCCCGACTACCTGGCGCTCTCGATGCTCCACGAGCGCTGGCCCAAGGTGCCGCGGATCGCGCTGACCGCGACGGCCACCGAGGCCACCCACGCCGAGATCGCGGCGCGCCTGGGACTGGAGGACGCCCGGCACTTCGTCGCCGGCTTCGACCGGCCGAACATCCAGTACCGCATCGTGCCGAAGAACAACCCGGTCAAGCAGCTCCTCGAACTGATCAGGACCGAGCACGACGGGGACGCCGGCGTCGTCTACTGCCTCTCCCGGGCGTCGGTGGAGAAGACCGCGGCGGCCCTCGTGGAGCAGGGCATCGACGCCGTGCCGTACCACGCGGGCATGGACGCCCGCGCGCGTGCCGCGAACCAGTCCCGCTTCCTCCGCGAGGACGGGGTCGTGGTGGTCGCGACGATCGCCTTCGGCATGGGCATCGACAAGCCGGACGTGCGCTTCGTGGCCCACCTCGACCTGCCGAAGTCGGTCGAGGGCTACTACCAGGAGACCGGCCGCGCCGGCCGTGACGGCGAGCCGGCCACGGCCTGGCTGGCGTACGGCCTCCAGGACGTCGTCCAGCAGCGCAAGCTCATCGACGGCTCCGAGGGCGACGAGGCACACCGCAGGTCCCTGGGCATGCACCTGGACGCCATGCTCGCGCTCTGCGAGACGGTCGACTGCCGCCGCGTACGGCTCCTCGCCTACTTCGGGCAGAAGGGCGAGCCGTGCGGCAACTGCGACACCTGCCTGACCCCGGCCGAGTCCTGGGACGGGACGGTCGCGGCGCAGAAGCTGCTGTCCACGGTGTGGCGGCTGGCCAAGGAGCGGCGCCAGAAGTTCGGCGCGGGGCAGATCATCGACATCCTGCAGGGCAAGAAGACGGCCAAGGTCATCCAGTTCGACCACGACGGCCTCTCGGTGTTCGGCGTCGGGTCGGAGCTGGGGACCGCGGAGTGGCGCGGCGTCGTCCGGCAGCTCCTCGCACAGGGCCTGCTGACGGTGGAGGGCGACTACGGCACGCTCGTCCTGACGGAGAACAGCGGCGAGGTGCTGGGCGGCCGGCGCACCGTCCCGATGCGGAAGGAGAAGGCACCCGCCGGTCCCGCCCGCAAGGAGTCCGGGGCGCGCTCCGGCAAGGGCGCCCGCGTGCCGGTGGACCTGCCGGCCGCCGCCGTGCCGGTCTTCGAGGCCCTGCGCGCCTGGCGGGCGGCGACGGCCCGCGAGCAGGGCGTCCCGGCGTACGTCGTCTTCCACGACGCGACGCTGCGCGAGATCGCGACCCTGTTCCCCACCACGGTCGCGGAGCTGGGCACCGTCGGCGGAGTCGGCGAGGCCAAGCTCACCAAGTACGCCGAGGGCGTCCTCGCCACCCTGGCGGAATGCGGGGCCCCCGCCCCGGCGGCCGCGACCGCCCCCGCGAGCTCTGCTGTCACCGCCGCCGCCCCCGCCCCGGCGCCTCGGGCGGCGGCCGCCCGTCAGACGCCGTACGACGACGGGCCGCCCTTCGACCTGGACGAGCCGCCCGCCGACATGGACGACTTCGAGCCGCCCTGGGACGAGTGA
- the tmpA gene encoding 2-trimethylaminoethylphosphonate dioxygenase encodes MVSLASASPLWLRDNCPCGDCRDPRNGQKLFQITELPDALVVDAVHDARTPDGAPAREVVWAPDGHRSVYPETWLGDHLPGSAAPGDGRTEDDKELWAASRFDGGLPEADWDAYRADPAVRAAALDSVLRLGFVLLRGVPGHDRRVLDVARTFGYVRETNYGELFEVRVEADPNNLAFTGARITPHTDNPYRDPVPTLQLLHCLVNAAQGGDSGLVDGFHAAAVLRAEAPEAYEILTRVPVPFAFADERTELRAHRPLIGTDPAGRIREIRFNNRSIGTLRLPADLLDAFYAAYRRFGELLLRPELQLDFRLAPGDCLIFDNTRLLHARTAFAESGARHLQGAYADIDGLASTLAVLRRQESTR; translated from the coding sequence ATGGTGTCACTCGCCTCCGCCTCCCCCCTGTGGCTGCGCGACAACTGCCCCTGCGGGGATTGCCGCGACCCCCGCAACGGCCAGAAGCTGTTCCAGATCACCGAGCTCCCCGACGCACTCGTCGTGGACGCCGTCCACGACGCCCGCACCCCCGACGGCGCCCCCGCACGCGAGGTCGTCTGGGCCCCCGACGGACACCGGTCCGTCTATCCCGAGACCTGGCTGGGCGACCACCTCCCCGGCTCCGCCGCCCCCGGCGACGGCCGCACCGAGGACGACAAGGAGCTGTGGGCCGCGAGCCGCTTCGACGGCGGGCTCCCCGAGGCCGACTGGGACGCCTACCGCGCCGACCCGGCCGTCCGGGCCGCCGCCCTCGACTCCGTCCTGCGCCTCGGCTTCGTCCTGCTGCGCGGGGTCCCCGGCCACGACCGCCGGGTCCTCGACGTGGCGCGGACCTTCGGATACGTCCGCGAGACGAACTACGGCGAGCTCTTCGAGGTACGGGTCGAGGCCGACCCCAACAACCTCGCCTTCACGGGCGCCCGCATCACCCCGCACACCGACAACCCCTACCGCGATCCCGTCCCCACCCTCCAGTTGCTCCACTGCCTCGTCAACGCCGCCCAGGGCGGCGACTCGGGCCTCGTCGACGGCTTCCACGCGGCGGCCGTGCTGCGCGCCGAGGCACCGGAGGCGTACGAGATCCTCACCCGCGTCCCCGTCCCCTTCGCGTTCGCCGACGAGCGCACCGAGCTCCGTGCCCACCGCCCGCTGATCGGCACCGACCCGGCCGGCCGGATCCGTGAGATCCGCTTCAACAACCGTTCCATCGGTACGCTGCGGCTGCCCGCCGACCTCCTCGACGCCTTCTACGCCGCCTACCGGCGCTTCGGCGAGCTGCTGCTCCGCCCCGAGCTCCAGCTGGACTTCCGGCTCGCGCCCGGTGACTGCCTGATCTTCGACAACACCCGGCTGCTGCACGCCCGGACGGCCTTCGCCGAGTCCGGCGCCCGTCACCTCCAGGGCGCCTACGCCGACATCGACGGCCTCGCGTCGACCCTCGCCGTCCTGCGCCGGCAGGAGAGCACCCGGTGA
- a CDS encoding phosphonate degradation HD-domain oxygenase yields the protein MNPLDTLAGLFTGEGSAEYLGEAVTQAEHMLQAAALAEAAGAAPHLVAAALLHDVGHFQGAVTGRDLMENGTDNRHSHTGADWLGQWFGPEVTEPVRLHVAAKRYLCAVEPGYLDLLSEASVHTLAVQGGPMTEEQARAFEAHPGAADAVAVRRWDEQAKDPDMDTPGFTHFRPLLAGLLTP from the coding sequence GTGAACCCGCTCGACACCCTCGCCGGGCTCTTCACGGGCGAAGGCAGCGCCGAGTACCTCGGCGAGGCCGTGACCCAGGCCGAGCACATGCTCCAGGCCGCCGCCCTCGCCGAGGCCGCGGGCGCCGCGCCGCATCTGGTCGCCGCCGCGCTCCTGCACGACGTCGGTCACTTCCAGGGCGCGGTCACCGGTCGCGACCTGATGGAGAACGGCACCGACAACCGGCACAGCCACACCGGAGCCGACTGGCTCGGCCAGTGGTTCGGGCCGGAGGTCACCGAGCCCGTACGCCTGCACGTCGCCGCCAAGCGGTACCTGTGCGCCGTCGAGCCCGGCTACCTCGACCTGCTCTCCGAGGCGTCCGTCCACACCCTGGCCGTGCAGGGCGGGCCGATGACCGAGGAGCAGGCCCGCGCCTTCGAGGCGCACCCGGGGGCCGCCGACGCCGTCGCCGTACGCCGCTGGGACGAGCAGGCGAAGGACCCGGACATGGACACGCCCGGGTTCACGCACTTCAGGCCCCTGCTGGCCGGGCTGCTCACCCCGTAG
- a CDS encoding GntR family transcriptional regulator, with protein sequence MSEGRGRTPLYLTVAADLRTAISAGEYGSGAKLPAEDELARRYGVSRGTVRQALAALRTDGLITSRRGSRRVVLGGPRLHSFGELRSFTRWARSLGEEPGGRIVAVDRVPADAEEAGKLRVAEGAPVYRVRRLRTLAGTPVMVERTTYPERIGELVAAMPLDTVSHSEQLELHGVLFTDARHTIDLVPADADDAELLGCRAGESLLRERRHSTDPAGNPVEWSQDRYLPGTVAFTMQSSTATSALGRRLGS encoded by the coding sequence GTGAGTGAGGGACGGGGCAGGACGCCGCTGTATCTGACGGTCGCCGCCGATCTGCGGACCGCCATCTCGGCGGGCGAGTACGGCTCGGGGGCCAAGCTGCCCGCCGAGGACGAACTGGCCCGCCGCTACGGCGTGTCCAGAGGAACGGTCCGCCAGGCGCTGGCCGCGCTGCGGACCGACGGGCTCATCACCTCACGGCGTGGCTCGCGCCGGGTGGTACTCGGCGGGCCCCGGCTGCACAGCTTCGGCGAACTGCGCTCCTTCACCCGCTGGGCGCGCTCGCTCGGCGAGGAGCCGGGAGGCCGGATCGTGGCCGTCGACCGGGTCCCGGCGGACGCGGAGGAGGCCGGGAAGCTGCGCGTCGCGGAAGGCGCGCCCGTCTACCGGGTGCGGCGGCTGCGGACGCTCGCGGGCACGCCGGTGATGGTGGAGCGGACGACGTACCCGGAGCGGATCGGGGAGCTGGTGGCCGCGATGCCGCTGGACACGGTCTCGCACTCGGAGCAACTGGAGCTGCACGGCGTGCTGTTCACCGACGCCCGGCACACCATCGACCTCGTGCCGGCCGACGCCGACGACGCGGAGCTGCTCGGCTGCCGGGCGGGGGAGTCCCTGCTGCGGGAGCGGCGGCACTCCACCGACCCGGCCGGGAACCCGGTGGAGTGGTCCCAGGACCGCTACCTGCCGGGGACGGTGGCCTTCACGATGCAGAGTTCGACGGCGACGAGCGCGCTGGGACGCCGGCTCGGGTCCTGA
- a CDS encoding HAD family hydrolase, translated as MTRLQAVLFDMDGTLVDTEGVWLDVVEAAAARRDRTLDAEHRRAVTGRSVEDTAALLQEHLDAPAAELAAELGADFAARLEVAAVPRPGALRLLAALRARRVPTALVSASPRAVVAQVADTLDGHRFDVLFGAEDTVRTKPEPDPYLAAASALGVEPARCVAVEDSPTGVASAVAAGCRVLAVPSTEPLVDFAGTEGVTLADSLTEVDPEMLISLVR; from the coding sequence ATGACCCGGCTCCAGGCCGTCCTCTTCGACATGGACGGGACGCTCGTCGACACCGAAGGCGTCTGGCTCGACGTGGTCGAGGCGGCCGCCGCACGCCGGGACCGCACCCTCGACGCCGAGCACCGCAGGGCGGTGACCGGACGGTCGGTGGAGGACACGGCCGCCCTGCTCCAGGAGCACCTGGACGCTCCGGCGGCGGAGCTCGCCGCCGAGCTGGGCGCGGACTTCGCCGCCCGGCTGGAAGTGGCCGCCGTGCCCCGGCCGGGCGCCCTGCGGCTCCTCGCCGCGCTCCGCGCCCGCCGGGTCCCGACGGCGCTCGTGTCGGCCTCGCCGCGCGCGGTCGTCGCCCAGGTCGCGGACACCCTGGACGGACACCGCTTCGACGTCCTGTTCGGCGCCGAGGACACCGTACGCACGAAGCCCGAACCCGATCCGTACCTGGCGGCGGCCAGCGCGCTCGGCGTCGAACCGGCCCGCTGCGTGGCCGTCGAGGACAGCCCGACCGGGGTCGCCTCGGCGGTCGCCGCGGGCTGCCGGGTGCTCGCCGTGCCCTCGACGGAACCGCTCGTGGACTTCGCCGGCACCGAAGGCGTCACGCTCGCGGACTCGTTGACCGAGGTGGACCCCGAGATGTTGATCTCCCTGGTCCGTTGA
- a CDS encoding ABC transporter ATP-binding protein: MTVLDQPVRTGAALRIRGLRRSFGSALALDGLDLDVAPGELLALLGPSGCGKTTALRVLAGFERPDEGQVLLDGEDIVPVPADRRDTAMVFQSYSLFPHLTAADNVAFGLRMRKVRTAERRARAGELLELVGLAGHGDRFPHQLSGGQQQRVALARALALRPRLLLLDEPLSALDARVRLTLREEIRRLQLELGITTVFVTHDQEEALSMADRVAVMNGGRLEQCASPTELYERPATDFVAEFIGTMNRMPGHADGDGSVDVLGVRLPVEGPAGSGPVTALVRPEALEIEAAEDGTGRVVATAFHGPTTRVRVTLADGTDVKADVPTHAAAPLTPGAAVTVRPRRRPVVLAAAGGAR, translated from the coding sequence ATGACCGTGCTCGACCAGCCGGTGCGCACCGGCGCCGCCCTCCGGATCCGCGGCCTGCGCCGGTCCTTCGGCTCCGCCCTCGCGCTCGACGGCCTCGACCTCGACGTCGCCCCCGGCGAACTCCTCGCCCTGCTCGGCCCGTCCGGCTGCGGAAAGACGACCGCGCTGCGTGTCCTCGCCGGCTTCGAGCGGCCCGACGAGGGCCAGGTCCTGCTCGACGGCGAGGACATCGTGCCGGTGCCCGCCGACCGTCGCGACACGGCGATGGTGTTCCAGTCGTACAGCCTCTTCCCGCACCTCACGGCCGCCGACAACGTCGCCTTCGGGCTGCGGATGCGCAAGGTCAGGACCGCCGAACGGCGGGCGCGCGCGGGCGAACTGCTCGAACTCGTCGGCCTTGCCGGCCACGGCGACCGCTTCCCGCACCAGCTCTCCGGCGGCCAGCAGCAGCGCGTCGCGCTCGCCCGCGCACTCGCGCTGCGCCCCCGGCTCCTGCTGCTCGACGAACCGCTGTCGGCGCTCGACGCGCGGGTGCGGCTGACGCTGCGCGAGGAGATCCGCCGGCTCCAGCTGGAGCTGGGCATCACCACCGTCTTCGTCACCCACGACCAGGAGGAGGCGCTGTCCATGGCCGACCGGGTCGCGGTCATGAACGGCGGCCGCCTGGAACAGTGCGCCTCGCCGACCGAGCTGTACGAGCGTCCCGCGACGGACTTCGTCGCCGAGTTCATCGGCACCATGAACCGGATGCCGGGCCACGCCGACGGCGACGGCTCCGTCGACGTCCTCGGGGTACGGCTCCCCGTCGAGGGCCCCGCCGGCTCCGGCCCGGTCACCGCACTCGTCCGCCCCGAGGCCCTGGAGATCGAGGCGGCGGAGGACGGTACGGGACGCGTCGTCGCCACCGCGTTCCACGGACCGACCACCCGCGTCCGCGTCACCCTGGCCGACGGTACGGATGTCAAGGCCGACGTGCCGACGCACGCCGCCGCCCCGCTGACGCCCGGTGCCGCCGTCACCGTACGGCCCCGGCGGCGGCCCGTCGTCCTCGCCGCCGCGGGCGGTGCCCGATGA
- a CDS encoding ABC transporter permease yields MARLGRPLVLLLAGVYFLVPLLASTVFTVNIPGQGLTLSSYTRIFTAPGFTGSLLLSLGLAAATVALVLLVTVPAAVAARLSAPRLRAVLEVVCTLPLVVPPVALTAGLGTVLRWGPEKLSTTPLYQTFVAVQNPDFPLVLVLAYVVMALPFVYRALDAGLRSVDVRTLVEAARDCGASWPRALVSAVLPNLRGTLLNASFLTLALVLGEFTVASLLGFQPFAVWIVQASGSDARLSVAVSLLSLLLTWVLLLALTTVGNRRRSPRSSRTSEGKTSR; encoded by the coding sequence ATGGCTCGCCTAGGACGCCCCCTCGTCCTCCTGCTCGCCGGGGTCTACTTCCTGGTGCCGCTGCTCGCCTCAACCGTCTTCACCGTGAACATCCCCGGACAGGGGCTCACCCTGTCCTCCTACACCCGGATCTTCACGGCCCCCGGCTTCACCGGCAGCCTGCTCCTCTCGCTGGGGCTCGCGGCGGCGACCGTCGCCCTCGTCCTCCTCGTCACCGTCCCCGCGGCGGTCGCGGCCCGCCTCTCGGCGCCCCGGCTGCGCGCGGTCCTGGAAGTCGTCTGCACCCTGCCGCTGGTCGTGCCGCCCGTCGCGCTGACCGCCGGCCTCGGCACCGTCCTGCGCTGGGGCCCCGAGAAGCTGTCCACGACCCCTCTCTACCAGACGTTCGTGGCCGTCCAGAACCCCGACTTCCCTCTGGTCCTCGTCCTCGCGTACGTAGTGATGGCGCTGCCCTTCGTCTACCGCGCGCTCGACGCGGGGCTGCGCTCCGTCGACGTCCGCACCCTGGTCGAGGCCGCGCGGGACTGCGGCGCGTCCTGGCCGCGGGCGCTCGTCTCGGCCGTCCTGCCCAATCTGCGGGGCACCCTCCTGAACGCCTCGTTCCTCACGCTCGCGCTGGTGCTCGGCGAGTTCACGGTCGCCTCGCTCCTCGGCTTCCAGCCCTTCGCGGTCTGGATCGTGCAGGCGTCCGGCTCGGACGCCCGGCTCTCCGTGGCCGTCTCGCTGCTGAGCCTGCTGCTGACCTGGGTGCTGCTGCTCGCCCTCACCACGGTGGGCAACCGCCGCCGCTCGCCGCGTTCTTCTCGTACCTCCGAAGGAAAGACCTCCCGATGA
- a CDS encoding ABC transporter permease translates to MTDGPATSSAPARRAARRRPRPGGWLAALPLFLVVGLAFGLPALAMTDGAFTVADGSYGLDNLTRSVDGAYRTALIGSIELSALTAAAGTLFGLLLAQAVVSSRGRALREAVLTASGVLANFGGVPLAFAFVATLGNAGVLTTSLGLADHGWSLYGFWGLALTYLYFLVPLMVLTVAPALDGLRVQWREAARDCGASAWQYWRHVGLPVLLPSLLGGFVLLFGSAFAAYATAAAMVGSSVPLVTLQIADALSGNVLVGQENVALALSLDMVVVAALVMAVHLPLQRRSTRWLA, encoded by the coding sequence ATGACCGACGGCCCCGCCACGTCATCCGCCCCCGCGCGGCGGGCGGCCCGCCGCCGCCCCCGCCCGGGCGGCTGGCTCGCCGCCCTGCCCCTCTTCCTCGTCGTCGGCCTCGCCTTCGGGCTGCCGGCGCTCGCCATGACCGACGGCGCCTTCACCGTCGCCGACGGCTCGTACGGCCTCGACAACCTCACCCGGTCCGTCGACGGCGCCTACCGCACCGCCCTCATCGGCAGCATCGAGCTGTCCGCGCTCACCGCCGCGGCCGGCACCCTCTTCGGGCTGCTCCTCGCCCAGGCCGTGGTCTCCTCCCGCGGCCGCGCCCTCCGCGAGGCCGTGCTCACCGCCTCCGGCGTGCTCGCCAACTTCGGCGGCGTCCCCCTCGCCTTCGCGTTCGTCGCGACCCTCGGGAACGCGGGCGTCCTCACCACGAGCCTGGGCCTCGCCGACCACGGCTGGTCGCTGTACGGCTTCTGGGGCCTCGCCCTCACCTACCTGTACTTCCTGGTGCCGCTGATGGTGCTGACCGTGGCGCCCGCGCTCGACGGACTGCGCGTCCAGTGGCGGGAGGCGGCCCGCGACTGCGGCGCCTCCGCCTGGCAGTACTGGCGCCACGTCGGCCTTCCGGTGCTGCTGCCGTCGCTCCTCGGCGGCTTCGTGCTGCTCTTCGGCAGCGCCTTCGCCGCGTACGCGACGGCCGCCGCCATGGTCGGCAGCTCCGTACCCCTCGTGACCCTCCAGATCGCGGACGCGCTCTCCGGGAACGTCCTCGTCGGCCAGGAGAACGTCGCCCTCGCGCTCAGCCTCGACATGGTCGTCGTCGCGGCGCTCGTGATGGCCGTCCACCTCCCCCTCCAGCGAAGGAGCACCCGATGGCTCGCCTAG
- a CDS encoding ABC transporter substrate-binding protein codes for MQELYGQQLFIQLGLAPTPHGVRVTSAARAAILVGALGLTALSLTACGAAPTKDAVGADGKNLATAASAADAGGMDALVAAAKKEGTLNAIAIPRDWANYGALIDGFTAKYGIKVNVENPDGSSQDEINAVKSRKGQDRAPDVLDLGASFAQAAGEQGLTAPYKVAAFDKIPETQRDPQGRWFNDYGGYVSIGCDAKRVKVCPQTFADLLKPEYKGQVALNGNPTKSGSAFGGVYAAALANGGSFDDIKPGIDFFGKLKKNGNYNPVESTPATVEKGETPISIDWDYLNAGYAEQFASKGVDWKVAVPTDGVYAQFYSQAVNKDAPHPAAARLWQEYLYSAEGQNLWLKGYARPVLMPAMEADGTLDKTAAAALPKVTGTPKFPTEQQTSKAKETLSQGWSAAVSG; via the coding sequence ATGCAGGAGTTGTATGGACAACAGTTGTTCATACAGCTTGGCCTCGCCCCCACCCCTCATGGAGTACGCGTGACCTCCGCTGCCCGCGCCGCGATCCTCGTCGGCGCCCTCGGCCTGACCGCCCTGTCCCTCACCGCCTGTGGCGCCGCCCCCACGAAGGACGCCGTCGGCGCCGACGGCAAGAACCTCGCCACGGCGGCCTCCGCGGCCGACGCCGGCGGCATGGACGCCCTGGTCGCCGCCGCGAAGAAGGAAGGCACGCTCAACGCGATCGCCATCCCCCGGGACTGGGCGAACTACGGTGCGCTCATCGACGGCTTCACCGCGAAGTACGGCATCAAGGTGAACGTCGAGAACCCCGACGGCTCCAGCCAGGACGAGATCAACGCGGTGAAGTCCCGCAAGGGCCAGGACCGCGCACCCGACGTCCTCGACCTCGGCGCCTCCTTCGCCCAGGCCGCGGGCGAGCAGGGCCTCACCGCCCCGTACAAGGTCGCCGCCTTCGACAAGATCCCCGAGACGCAGCGCGACCCGCAGGGCCGCTGGTTCAACGACTACGGCGGCTACGTCTCCATCGGCTGCGACGCCAAGCGCGTCAAGGTCTGCCCGCAGACCTTCGCCGACCTGCTCAAGCCCGAGTACAAGGGGCAGGTCGCCCTCAACGGCAACCCCACCAAGTCCGGCTCCGCCTTCGGCGGCGTGTACGCGGCGGCCCTGGCCAACGGCGGCTCGTTCGACGACATCAAGCCGGGCATCGACTTCTTCGGCAAGCTGAAGAAGAACGGCAACTACAACCCGGTCGAGTCGACCCCCGCCACGGTCGAGAAGGGCGAGACGCCCATCTCCATCGACTGGGACTACCTGAACGCCGGCTACGCCGAGCAGTTCGCCTCGAAGGGCGTCGACTGGAAGGTCGCCGTCCCCACGGACGGCGTCTACGCCCAGTTCTACTCGCAGGCCGTCAACAAGGACGCCCCGCACCCGGCCGCCGCCCGCCTGTGGCAGGAGTACCTCTACAGCGCCGAGGGCCAGAACCTGTGGCTCAAGGGCTACGCCCGGCCCGTCCTCATGCCCGCCATGGAAGCCGACGGCACCCTCGACAAGACGGCCGCCGCGGCGCTGCCGAAGGTCACGGGCACGCCGAAGTTCCCCACCGAGCAGCAGACGTCGAAGGCCAAGGAGACCCTGTCGCAGGGCTGGTCCGCGGCCGTCTCCGGGTGA
- a CDS encoding GntR family transcriptional regulator → MEEPVIEFHLNSRSGLSPYQQLVQQVRHALRLGLLKEGDRLPTVKDVAKQMAVNPNTVLKAYRELEHDGLVAARPGVGTFVTRTLADGTLAAHGPLRKELERWLTKARLAGLDDESIEALFVNTFRHAAGEEVA, encoded by the coding sequence ATGGAGGAACCGGTGATTGAGTTCCACCTGAACAGCCGGTCCGGCCTGTCCCCGTACCAGCAACTGGTCCAGCAGGTCCGGCACGCACTGCGCCTGGGCCTCCTGAAGGAGGGGGACCGGCTGCCGACGGTCAAGGACGTGGCGAAGCAGATGGCGGTCAACCCGAACACGGTGCTCAAGGCGTACCGCGAGCTGGAGCACGACGGCCTGGTGGCCGCCCGCCCCGGCGTCGGCACGTTCGTCACGCGGACGCTGGCCGACGGCACGCTCGCCGCGCACGGGCCACTCCGCAAGGAGCTGGAGCGCTGGCTGACCAAGGCCCGCCTGGCCGGGCTCGACGACGAGAGCATCGAGGCGCTGTTCGTGAACACCTTTCGTCACGCCGCCGGAGAGGAAGTAGCGTGA
- a CDS encoding ABC transporter ATP-binding protein, whose protein sequence is MSTVLRAQGLGKRYKQRWALQNCDLDVPAGRVVGLVGPNGAGKSTLLNLASGMLTPTAGTIDVCGGRPAEGVEQLAKVGFVSQGAPTYSALSVADHLDFGRRLNPNWDDDLARDRIRHLGLDPKQRAGKLSGGQRAQLALTLGIAKRPELLILDEPVAALDPLARREFMQDLMEAVAEQELSVVLSSHLVSDVERSCDYVIVLVDSRVQVAGDIDDLIACHHRLTGPRRDPDTLPSGVHVITASHTDRQTTLLVRADTAVHDPSWTVSPLGLEDIVLAYMTRPADAVRDTRPALEVLR, encoded by the coding sequence GTGAGCACTGTCCTGCGAGCCCAAGGCCTGGGCAAGAGGTACAAGCAGCGCTGGGCGCTGCAGAACTGCGACCTGGACGTCCCTGCCGGGCGGGTGGTCGGCCTGGTCGGCCCCAACGGCGCGGGCAAGTCGACCTTGCTGAACCTGGCCTCCGGCATGCTGACCCCCACGGCCGGCACCATCGATGTGTGCGGTGGCCGTCCCGCCGAGGGTGTGGAACAGCTGGCCAAGGTCGGCTTCGTCTCCCAGGGCGCTCCGACCTACTCCGCGCTGAGCGTCGCCGACCACCTCGACTTCGGCAGGCGCCTCAACCCGAACTGGGACGACGACCTGGCGCGCGACCGGATCCGCCACCTCGGTCTGGACCCCAAGCAGCGGGCCGGCAAGCTGTCCGGCGGCCAGCGCGCGCAGCTCGCTCTCACCCTGGGCATCGCCAAGCGCCCGGAGCTGCTCATCCTGGACGAGCCGGTCGCGGCCCTGGACCCGCTCGCCCGACGGGAGTTCATGCAGGACCTGATGGAGGCCGTCGCCGAACAGGAGCTGAGCGTCGTGCTCTCCTCCCACCTGGTCTCCGATGTGGAGCGGTCCTGCGACTACGTCATCGTGCTGGTCGACTCCCGGGTGCAGGTGGCCGGTGACATCGACGACCTGATCGCCTGCCACCACCGGCTCACCGGACCGCGCCGGGACCCGGACACGCTCCCGTCCGGTGTGCACGTCATCACCGCCAGCCACACGGACCGGCAGACGACCCTCCTGGTGCGCGCCGACACCGCGGTCCACGACCCGTCCTGGACCGTGAGCCCGCTCGGTCTGGAGGACATCGTCCTGGCCTACATGACCCGGCCCGCCGATGCGGTGCGCGACACCCGACCCGCACTGGAGGTCCTCCGATGA